A section of the Meles meles chromosome 8, mMelMel3.1 paternal haplotype, whole genome shotgun sequence genome encodes:
- the LOC123948627 gene encoding olfactory receptor 4P4-like → MESQRNISEFILLGLSYNQNIQKFCFVFFLFCYVSVLMGNLLILVSVQCSDLFDQPMYYFLSHLSFIDICFTSCMTPKLIGDLLLARKTISYDNCMLQVFALHFLGMIEVLILTVMAFDRYAAICKPLHYLLIMNRTRCHLLVLAAWAGGALHSFSQFSLIIRLPFRGPNEINHYYCDIFPLLKVACTDTYITGVLVVANSGKVALVTFVLLFGSYVVILLSLRNRSAEGRRKALSTCGSHITVVILFFGPLIFAYLRPPTTFPEDKIFALFYTIIVPMFNPLIYTLRNTEMKKAIRRIWCQRIFSEEKHT, encoded by the coding sequence ATGGAAAGTCAGAGAAATATCTCAGAATTCATCCTTTTAGGACTTTCCTATAACCAGAACATACaaaaattttgctttgttttcttcttattttgttatgtttctgTCTTGATGGGAAATCTCCTAATTCTTGTCTCTGTTCAATGTAGTGATCTCTTTGACCAACCAATGTACTATTTCCTCAGCCACTTATCCTTTATAGACATTTGCTTCACCTCCTGTATGACACCCAAACTAATTGGTGACCTGCTACTGGCTAGAAAAACCATCTCTTATGATAACTGCATGTTACAGGTCTTTGCCTTGCACTTCTTGGGAATGATTGAAGTTTTAATCCTTACAGTCATGGCCTTTGATCGCTACGCTGCCATCTGCAAACCTCTCCACTACCTGCTTATCATGAACAGGACAAGGTGCCATCTCCTAGTCTTGGCTGCGTGGGCTGGTGGGGCTCTCcattctttttctcagttttctctgATAATCAGGTTGCCTTTCCGTGGCCCCAATGAAATCAATCACTACTATTGTGATATCTTCCCTCTGCTGAAAGTTGCCTGCACTGACACCTACATCACTGGGGTCCTTGTGGTTGCCAATTCAGGAAAGGTCGCTTTAGTAACCTTTGTTCTCTTGTTTGGGTCTTATGTTGTTATATTACTCAGTTTAAGAAATCGCTCAGCTGAAGGAAGACGCAAAGCTCTCTCTACCTGTGGGTCTCATATCACTGTGGTGATCCTATTTTTTGGACCTTTAATCTTCGCTTACCTTCGACCTCCTACCACTTTCCCTGAGGACAAAATATTTGCACTATTTTACACCATCATTGTGCCTATGTTCAATCCCCTAATCTACACTCTGAgaaatacagagatgaaaaaagCCATAAGAAGGATTTGGTGTCAAAGgatattttcagaagaaaaacacactTGA